CTCTTTCCTAAGTCTTCCCATAGGTTTCTTCAAATTTTGCCTCAAGATATGacatttggagtttttccttgttaacAAGAGCTTTCTGGATTGATGatgtgatgtttgtttgttttttattacaaaattCATGCTACAAGtcttgtttaatattttaggtAAGTGTTGTTCTTACATCATGTCACCAGTAAGccttggaagagggtccctctttccTAAGTCTTCTCAAGGGTTTCTCCAGAATTCTCCCTGAAGAGAGGACATTtggagtttttctttgttgACACAAGCTTGCCGGATTGATGACATAACTTTGTGTAATATAATTTATGCAACCGGTCTTGTTTAAAATTTCAGGTAAGTGCTATCTTGTGTCATTGTTACATCAAGTCACCAGCAAGccttggaagagggtccctctttccTAAGTCTTCACATAGGTTTCTTCAAATTTTGCCTCAGGAGAGGATATTTGAAGTTTTTCATTGTTGACAAGAGCTTGCTGGATTGATgacataacttttttttctccataattCATGCTACAATTCAGGTAAGTGCTAACATGTGTCATTGTTACGTCAAGTCACCAGCAAGCCTTGGAAGAGGTTCCCTCTTTCCTATGTCTTCCCAAGGttttctccaatatttcctcCAGAGAGGACATTTGGAGCTTTTATTTGGTGACATGAGTTGGTCTGACCCAAAGACTTCCCATGTATGAAGTGTGTTATTTCATAACTGTTGTAAAATTTGACAGTGTTCAATGAACTTGCCGTATCGTTTGAAGTCACCAGCAAGACTTGTAAGAGGGTCCCTCTTTTCTAAGTCTTTCCaagtttttttccaatatttacAATCAAGTAAATATTTGGAGCTGTTCCTTGACACGAGCTTTCTGGTCTGACCTGAAGACTTCACGTGGTTAAAGGTATTAATTGTATAACTGTTCTTTAATTTGACAACCTTCATTTGACTTGCAGCAGTGTTACTTCAAGTCACCAGCAAGTGTTGTAACAGGGTCCCTCTTTCCTAAGTCTTCCCAAGGGTTTCTCCAGCACTTCCTCAAGAGAGGacatttggagtttttccttgttgacaagagcttGCTGGATTGATGACATGACTTTGTTTCATGTAATTTATCCTACAGTTCTTGTTTAAAATTTCAGGTCAGAGTTAACTTGTGTCATTGTTACATCAAGTCCCCAACAAGCCTTGGAAGAATGTCCCTCTTTCCTAAGTCTTGCCAAGGTTTTCTCCAATATTTTCTATCCAATTTTCTCTTTAGCTGCTATATTGTTCATATTAAAACTCTAGTCTCCAGTTCCAGAGCCACTTCATACCAATCCACTCTTTTACCAGTACACTCTTCGGGACAGAAGAACCCAATTCACTGCTCCATGAGGACGACGCCTGAGATCCGTCTCACATGTGATGGTACGTGTCCACTGGATCTGTCAATTTCACACATctcattcattgtctatgtgaaacacaCTACGTTGCATGCTGGTTCCGTTGCTGTGCATTTCGGGTCTCAATCTGGTGCATTTCcccggagctcatttgcataaactagacttgacttctattttatgcaaattcgatgcggCGTGCAGAGGTCTGACGCATCGCAAAACTTTCGTCAAACGTCTAAAGTAGCCattgttgaactaaaacaagggcAAATTTAGCAACTGCACAGGTTATTTCTCAAATGGTTTCAGAattactttttgctgaactgttttcgtcAGAAAAATTTAAGTTTGTGACCAAGCCACCATGTTGGTCCAATGCATCTGTCAGGCTCAAGCTGAAAGCGTTATCATGGACCACGTAGTGGCCCGCTAGTGACTGCCCATCAAGCGattgattttcagatgtggcaCATTTACATGCGAGAAAAATGAATCCTGTGAACATGTACCTTTACACGCTTGACAAAAGTTTCACAAGGCACCGCACCTCTGTTCGTCGCAcctgaatttgcataaagtagaattcaagtctattttatgcaaatgaactgTGGGAACCTCCAGGGAGATGCACTGGATCACAGCTCGAAGTGCGCCACAATGGAACCAGCATGCAATACGGTGCGTTTTACATAGACAACGAATGGGATGCGAGAAATTGATggatcctgtggacatgtaCCAGTAGAGATGATAGTTTCTTGAATTttccttgggattaataaaatatctgtctatctatctatctataatggCAGCAGTCACATTAAAATCCCCAGAGGCAGACATCCTGCATCTGAATGTGCACAAGACCAGCAGCGTGAGCAcaaccagaagaagaagaatgctCACTAAAAGAAGTTGGATGATGCTCAACTGACCATGTATCAGGTGAGTATTTTGTCTATATAGTGCTTCTCGTTTGCGACTCCTCTGATCATGTGTTTGCTCACGTGTAGGTTCTCGTTGGTGCCTCCAGCATTCCTTGTGCTCATCCTCCTTCTGATGCACCACACCATCTCCAAATGATCATCTCCAGCCAGGCAGCATTCGGACCCCACAGCTCCCATTCATTGATTGTTTGTTAATAAAtgtacttgttttgttgttagaACAGCTCTCAGTGTTCTGCATTTTGATCCATATTTTCTTCAATGAAAATCTAAAGTCACCCTATTTTTATCAATAACAATACCAGCAGACAAAATGAGAATGTGCATATATTTCAAACATATAGCTATTAATAGCCCGTAATTGTGTGATCACAACAGAAAcctgcaaaatgaaaacaggccACATTTAAGCAGTCTGCTCTGATGCACATTAGCCCAAGCCAGATGCTTGACATCATTTCTTGACTTCGTCACTGTTTGGGGTCAGATTCTGAGCTGTGGGAATTCTCAGGATAGAGTGAAGGTTGTGTATCAGACAGAGGACTgctgtgtgatgttttgttcatcttcatcacaGAGAGTTGCTCAGTAGGTTACCAAACATGCAGAGAATTTGAGCAGCATGTAGGTGGAGCTGAGGCATCGTTTCAGGGGTGAAACAAAGGAACTGTGCAGCACCCACAGACACAGACTTTGCCTTGACCGTGTCACCATTTTGGAGTTTGATCATTTGGACGTTCATAAGGGCTCTTTCCACGTCGACTGCAAACGGCTTACGGAGAAGTTCAAACTTAATTTTCTAGGCTCCAAGCCATTGCACTGCACTCTGGGAATTGTAGTATCAGTGGTGTATGTATTATATACTCGTGGGCCAGTTCTGATAAACAAATAATATTATCTCATGGGCCAGATAAAACTGTACCACGGCGGCCAGTGGGCCTTGAATTGGACTTGCAGTCCTCACAGTCGCATTATATGTTCTATGTTACATCTGGACGgagatttttgttgtgttatgACATACATGATTACACAGAAGAActtgctctggaatgttctgctcctccGTCCGCTACACATTTATATCAAGTGTCGTTTTGATTTAGTTGTGCAATGTTTCTTAATGCAGGTTGAAGAAGGAACATCTTGTCTTGAAAGTGTGTCACAAAACACAGATCATATTTTTGTTCTGCAGTATCTGTTTTTGAACCTACAGAGCAGACTCAGCGGGCCAGGCAGTCACATATGATGTTTAGATGGAGCCCTCAGCAGGTGTGATGGAGGATCTTCACAGTCAGCCAGATGTGATGGAGACACAGCTGCAGAGAGTCTTGGTTCACCCGCTGCAGACACAGTCAGGCGTGATGGAGCTATGTGATCTGCAGACACTGTGGCTGCAGCTGCCACACAGAGAGATGTTGGTCAGTGTGCTGGTGGGTTTCAGGTGCTCCTTGCCTCAGGTACAGGAGGTCAGTCTTGCCTCCTGGGTGAATCCACCATCCAATCCAAGCCTTCAGAGGACATCAAAGGACAATAATGGAGCAGCTTGAGCCTTTCCCCTATCACATTGTGATTATATGaattaaaaatactgaattaaGTTATTACTTTTATGTTGTTATTGTGCTGTTAttgtatatatacaaatatattattgttattatacatttattattatatcatgCACTTAATGTAGCTCatctaatattttgtgtttctgtgtaatatattaaacatcatttatttttaaataattactaaTGAATAATTAAACTGTACTGTGTGAGGAATTTAACCAAGGCTGTCCCCTAATTCTATTATATTGCCAGATGCTGCGTTAAGTATAAAAAGTAGTTTATATATGTTCTAAAGGACTGTGTGGTTGTGTCTCAGCAGTGATGGTAGAACTTTTCATCACACTtcatgtaaatgaatattcaCCAACAATAATCCTCAACACAAATTTCCACGGAAAAATATAGAAACTTAAGCTAAAATAATATCAGTATTACGCTCAAGTCTAACAGGAGGGACACGAGGTTTCTACTAATGACGATGTGATTGCAAACAATTTTTATGCCAAGGAACCGATGAGTGCCTTTTCTCAGTACCAATAATTTTCAGTGTACTGCATGAGAACCCACAGAACATGATAGTTCAAGTAAAGACTTTTCCTTGTGCCAGGTGTTTCATAAGCTGCTATCAGGGCAAACTCATGAAAATGTTCCAAGTACAGATTAGCTACagtaaaaaagagaagaaaacacagaagaaagaaagaaaagaaaactgtcTCACTGTTGGACATCTTTATTATGACACTTGCTTTATTAAATTGTTTAAGCATGTAATTGTTTTGGAAATCTAATACACTTGCAAGCAAATACTTTATGTCTAACCCAAATCTAATGTGAACTGGGTCCTTGAAGCAGcttatatgtaaaataataatttcatttttacatttgatgCGTTCAGGtatgaaaaaagcaaattttctGCAGATTCATTATTCCGTTATGCAGCTATGTACATGTAGGCCAGTTATGCAATACTCTTGCCCAACACAAGTCAAACGTAGAAAGCATGACAAAGTTTCCATTACAGGAAGAAAACATCCTTTTATAACTGACATATGATGTAAGCATACAGAGAACATTCACGTGTCACTTGCCAGACAGCGTTCTCTGTCAGCAGGGTGCAGCCTTTTTCCTGGATGGATCTGTCTGGCTGACCTTGTCCCCACTTGGTGAAGGTCAGAGGTCGCTTTTTCATGTCAAACTCAAAATCCCCCTCTGCCTTTTTATTGTTGATGCCGATCCAGGCCCTTTTATCAACTTTACCATACAACTGAGTCAGCATGCTGTTCTCCTCCTCGTTCTGTGGTAAAGCCAGCTCTAAGCCTTGTTGGGAGCAGAAGTCTACGGCATTCGAGAAGGAGCCTCTCTCCTTGTTGGTCACAAAGTATTTCTGACCAACCTTACGGACATAATCAAAGTTTATAGCTGGAAAAAGAAAGGAGCAAGAAGTAAAACTTATTTGGTGAAATGCACGGCTCTGTCCACATAAACGTGTTAAAGGAACATAGTTGGaagttttaaatattctttttttcttgacatCTATTCATCACCCCCATGTACAAAGTCATTTTTGCACTGCACTCTTATGGGAAAATGACATTACACCACACATCATGATACACATATTTGATGACAttatttcttctcttctctctttaaACCTTGTGGTGAAATGTTCTAAGCAACTGTGTGAGACTCAAAAATTGAAGCTCCATTTTTATTCTTACATAGATAGAAGAAAAAAGGATATGTGTAGTTAAAAATGACTGAGCTCAAACACTTACAGAGCTGTGATTAATAATCATCCACATGTATTCACTTCTTGTCAAGCTCCTTATTGAATCTCGAACCACTTTCCCAGGTATAAATCCACAGCAGTCTTCTTTAAGCTTTCAACCTCCCGGCCAAGAGGGCGAAAGTATTCTGGAGAAAAGCAAGCTGAAATCAAGTCAACTTTAGTTATATACCACATTTAAAAAACCACCAaggttgaccaaagtgcttcacattttaaaatacaaaacaagacataatctgtaaggaaataaacacagtgCAAGATAAACAATGCCATATATCAAGGTGTCAGCACTCAACTACAATTAAAAGCCAGAGAGTATATATGTGTCTTCAGTAGGTGCTTGAAGGTATGAAGAAACCAAGTGGTTCTAATTTGAACAGGTAAGTGGTTCCACAGACTGGGTGCAGCCACAGAAAAGGCTTGGTCACCTCTGTTTCTGAGTCTGGATCTGGGAACGTTAAGGACCATCTGATTGGCTGAACTCAGCGCTAACACTGGAGCATGGACATAAGAGttcagataaatatgaaggcgCCAACCCATTTAACACCTTCAAAACAAGCAATAATATCTTTAAAAGAATTTGAAAgcagacaggaagccagtggagcGAATGTAAATCTGGAGTGATGTGCTCCCATTTCTTTGTCCCTGTTAGAAGTCgggcagcagcattttgtagCAGCTGAAGCCGACGAAGAGATGTCTGATCAAGGCCGGTATACAGAGAGTTGCAGTAGTCTAGCCAAGATGTAATAAAGGCATGTATGACTCTGTCAGAGTTGTTGTGGGAGAGATAGGGCTTTACTTTGGCCAACAGCCTCAACCTCAAACAATCTAGTTTTGACAGCAGAACTgatttgtttgtcaaatttaaaaacactgtgaaaaGTCATACTCAGACTTTTTAGGAGGATCGATTATAAATTTCCAGAGTTGGTGAATGCAATTTATAGGAATTCATGCTTTTGTGTTGACCACTTGTATATGATCTGCATCTTGTCTAACAACTGGCACcctggagaaagaaaaaactttctACAATTAAAGGTATTCACCTGCATATTGTTCTACTGCTGCGAGCTGCCTTACAATATATAATTACAATATATGCTATGAATCAagttgtttggaaaaaaaagaacaaatcaccTCGTCCACACGAAACAGCTCTTCCAGGTCGCCCAACTGGTCCAACAAACCCCCATTGTCCTGGTCCAAATAAGAACAGGTAAtaggaaaagaaagaggacTAAAAGCCAGATTCACAACActctgtttgaaaaatgaaagtgaTGGGCAGATGAAAATCAGCTTTGGAGATTTGAGTCTAGCTAATTTCTGattgtatgttttctgttttgttttgttttctgtctgcataCATATGTTAGGAAGTAAAACGTGTAAAATTTCCGATCACAGGTGTCAGTTTTAACTCTTTGAGTCCAAAATCATCAAAGGGGGTTgaggtcatgttgatttttgcattgtgttttttcaaGCTAGTCTATGGAGCAATGTTTGAAGTGctataacttgagaaataatgtagttaGACTCCTGCTGGCTcattgttatatatatatatggatttCAATGGTATGACCCTGCattgacagaaaaatacaaaccaGCTATATGATGGTGcaactttgtcagaaaatgtcagtgtttctgtctAATCCGACATTCCACCaaccataaaatgtttattgttcagcctaagagacagattttttttgcctctgatTGGCACCAATAGGAGCTTTAACAATGTAGAGTATGGTGCCAGCCAGAGGCAAACTATTGGAGAAAGGAAATATTAACATTTGTGGTTGATATTTGAACATGCAGTGAGCAGGTATGGGAGGTGAAACCACTCCAAAAGTGGAGTTAAATAATATTGTtagtgtgtaaaaaaaacacaattttctaACTCATAGTACTTCAAACAATTTTATGAAAAGTTGAACCAGATGCAATCACACGGATTTGTCAgacacagacagttttacttgtttttgacTTCTTTATCAAGATCTGTTTTAATTCATTGTAACCTTGTTGGGAAAGAGTCAGTCACATGAGTCATTGTGTAGCAATAATACATGGTGCACTGATGTCAGCATTAATTCCCTGTTTTAAAGTAGTTCATGCCCAAttatttgtgtaaaatgtgtttccCAGTTCTCTGTCTCTTGATACAATACTGATACCCATATGGATGAATTTTCCTGATGTCATGCAACTTGGGTGTATTTTTGTCAATATCTGTCAATAGGCAAAATGGCTTCAGCAGAGGATGTTCTGATAACATGTTCTGCTGGTGATAAATTTAGTTGTGGTGAATCTTGGTACAATCTGGAATAGaccaaaaaactgaaacagtgAGTTCCAGTGTTTCCATCAAAGACACACTTTGAGCATTGTTTATTATACATGTGAACAGTGTGATGTAAATTGTCTGCCACTGTTTCTTTCATACAGGGTGTTGTATCAAGGAATCTTTCACTTGATATTACAAgcataaaattaattaaacGTGGATGTGATCGCTTATGGTCCTACTTTTCATGAAATAGTTTGAAGCACTGAGTTTGAAAATCATAACTTTTCTTTTCGCCAATTAACAATATTATTGAACTCTTCCGGTTAGGATCACTATTGGAATGGTTTCACCTATCAGACCTACTCAATGCATGTTCAAATATTAGgcacaaatgcaaaacacaaagctttgatattttttttctgacaatgtACAGCACCATATTCTACATTTTTGAAGCTGCTTTAGATGTCAATCACAGGAAAAACGTCACCGTATTAGCCTGAACaataaaggttttatggttggtggaatactttgaaaagtgaaaattttTTGGACCGACtttgcaccatcatataactggttcGTATTATTATATCAAAGCAGGGTTGTACCATTAAAGACCACATGTACATATCAATGAGCCAGAAAAATTCCATGACTCtggctacattatttctcaagttatagCACTTCAAACATTTCTCCACAAAGAAAACTATGCAGAAATTGACATGACCCCAGTCATCTTTGAGGATTTTTAACTCAAAAGCTAATGTTGCCTATAACCCCAGATTTTACACAGGgtcaactcaatcaatatttttacaacttttaaaaaaaaaaaaattcttcaaattttAAGCGGTCAGGCGTGGAGCATTCTGTGAATTGAGACAGAATAACGtacatgtcaaaatgttttttatacagGTATCAGCTGATTTGTTGCAATTCCTGACAGGCTgagctgcatttctaaaaatgaagaaaataaaacatgtttatccACTGATGAGAACAATGTTGCATCAAATGAAGACTTTGTGTAATTACGTTGACATGAGAGACCCTACACATCAATAGTTTTTAAAACTACACCTCAACACCACATGCTAACAGTAATTTCTATCCTATTTAAGGAAAAGACATTaacacacttttttaaaatatatattgctattgttgttttgtcttcacCTGGATATCCATCCATACCAGGATTTCCTATGGGCCCAGGCTCTCCTCTGTCACCTTTAGGACCAGGAGGACCTGGAAGCTGACTGTAGGCAGTAGAAGCCATCAGGCAGAGGATGAAGAGCAGGAGAGACAGCCTCATCGTCTGAATGCAGGATTAAAATCAATATGAATTatatttgtgtaaaaagcaaaatCCGATCAGTTCATTTCACAgttcagacagaaataaatctcGACTCTTACAAATGATACGACCGAAGTAGTTTCCACACTGTGACACTTTTTAACACAAGTAAACAGTGATGTTATTCTGAATGCATTGGTAATCTTTATCGAGAACTAATTGttgataaaataaagaaatttacAGTTCAAAATTATCTCCGAAATGTGTTCCTTCATTGCTGTTTCCAAGCACAAATGGCAACAAAGGTAGTTCAAAGTAGAATATATGAGAGATCCAGCCCACAGGAAATGAGAAGCATTTGAACAATATGGAAGCTCACTcacaaaacagaagcagaaattCCACATGGTCTGAGAACAAAGATCCTGTTCTATGAcagactttgttttttgtttttgtgtgtgtttttactttaaaagcaAAACTTGTTGGAATACTCACGTTTTTAGCACTTGAAAGGACTAATGTGTTACTTGAGGTCAGATTGTGTCGTCACTGTCCGGAGTTTCATCTCCTGCACATTCAGTCTTCAATGTCATCGAGAGACATTCAGCCTAACAACAGCTTTCTTCAATAATGTCTATATTTTTGCAAGTTttgaaatgtatagaaatatccttgacatatgatgacaacttgttcaaccattttgcatgtaaagattTATGTGATGatctaatgcctaaatgttgtggggggtgagactattcaacagagacccattataatacattttaatcaacatgacataagcaattgataatgtaggaaacagcagagaactgTACATAATCATCTGCATGGatgaaccaaagcatttgcagcttgttcaaagaaatgagaaactccTTTTTGATGTGTACAAGTGACACAGTGacgtgaagattgaacaagtagttttgagaatttcaattctgatctgagaaatgtaccaaagcgactgagaaaagcTATAATATATATGATAAGGGTGACATGTGACAATCCATACACAGTCAAGGCTAAACGATTTGTCACAACACACCAGTGGAAAGAAATGCCCCACTGAAGgcttaaaagaagctttaaGAAGAATCAGGTAGGGACCTCCATCCTTACAGTGAATGCCCCAGATGCTGTGAGATCACGAGATTCAGTGAGAGTGACCAAATTCAACATGACGGCTCCCAGCTGCTAGATGAGAAGTAAACAACTCGCCGTTGTCTCGACgtatttatatattaaaaaaaaaaaacaacaacaacaacctaactaaatagcctgctcaagatcggaaacggtagtgctcacagtggaggaccTTGAGAACTTTATTGACGACTACTTCGTCCGGTGCACCATGGAAGACGCCAACTCCGCCAACCcaaacaagaggaagaaggcagaTTCCTCGACA
This portion of the Amphiprion ocellaris isolate individual 3 ecotype Okinawa unplaced genomic scaffold, ASM2253959v1 Aocel_unscaffolded215, whole genome shotgun sequence genome encodes:
- the LOC129348446 gene encoding mannose-binding protein C-like, whose translation is MRLSLLLFILCLMASTAYSQLPGPPGPKGDRGEPGPIGNPGMDGYPAINFDYVRKVGQKYFVTNKERGSFSNAVDFCSQQGLELALPQNEEENSMLTQLYGKVDKRAWIGINNKKAEGDFEFDMKKRPLTFTKWGQGQPDRSIQEKGCTLLTENAVWQVTRECSLYAYIICQL